The segment TGCTGTGCCGGGACGGGGTACAGATCGCGCTGAATTTTGGCACCGGACCCGCCAGGGTACCGCTGCCGCTTGCGTCCGGCGGTCTGCTGCTGGCCACCGCCGGCGAACCAGCAGAGACAGCAGCGGAAGGCGACGGACCCGATGCAGGCCCGCTGGTGACCCTACCGGGTCGTTCTGCCGCGGTCTTCGCCGCCAGCACGGCGGATGATTAGATCGAGTGACAACGTGCGAACAAGCCTGACAGTACCGAGGAAGGATCCCATTCATGTCTGACTCACTCCCTCGAAAGAGCAGCAGCGACATCCGCTCCACTTCCGGCAACGGCCAGGAAGTGGAAGCACCGGAACCTGCTGCCGACCAGGGTTCGGTCGCAGACATCACCTACGACGAGGCGTTCTATCCCGCCCGCCCACGAGCCCTTCGCCCCAGGGCACGACGTAACCAGCAGTATGGGAACGCCAAACCGCCCTTCGAACCCGACGGCCGGAACAAGGCCTACGTGGAGTGGCTGCGGAACCAGTCCATGCTCGGAGATGCCAAGACACTGGGCCGGCAGCTCTCGGGCCAGGCAAGCATGTGGCAGAACCCGTACGCTCACCCGAACCCGCGGGCAGCCTTGGAAACCGCGTCGGTCTGGTTCACCGCCTACCCGTTGTCGTTCATCACTCGCTCCGGTCAGTCGTTCCTTGCGGCTCTGGGCGACTCCGAGATGTGGAAAGCGTTCCAGGAGATCGGCATCCACGCCATCCATACCGGCCCGGTGAAGCGCGCAGGCGGGTTGACCGGCTGGGAAAGCACGCCCAGCGTTGACGGCCACTTCGACCGGATCAGCATGGCAATCGACCCGCTGTTCGGCACAGAGGACGAGTTCCGCTCGATGTGCGCCGTGGCCAAAGACCACGACGGGACCATCATCGACGACATCATCCCCGGGCACACGGGCAAAGGTGCCGACTTCCGGCTCGCCGAGATGAACTACCGGGACTACCCCGGCCTTTACCACATGATCGACATCCCCGAGTCCGATTGGCATCTCCTGCCCGACGTTCCCGATGGCGAGGACTCGGTCAACATCGATGCGGCCGGCGAACGCGCCCTGCAGGACGCCGGCTACATCATCGGCCAGTTACAGCGGGTGATCTTCTACGAGCCCATGGTCAAGGAGACCAACTGGAGCGCCACCCGCCCCGTGATGGACCCCACCGGCCAGCTCCGCCGGTGGGTTTACCTGCACTACTTCAAGGCGGGGCAGCCATCCCTCAACTGGCTGGATCCCACCTTTTCCGGCATGCGCCTGGTGATGGGCGACGCATTGCATTCCCTCGTGGATCTGGGCACCGGCGCGCTGCGCCTGGACGCCAACGGCTTCCTCGGGGTTGAGAAGGGCGCCGAGGAAATGGCCGGCTGGTCGGAGGGACATCCGCTGTCAGAGGTGGCCAACCAGCTGATCGGCTCCATGGTGCGCAAGGTCGGCGGGTTC is part of the Saxibacter everestensis genome and harbors:
- the treS gene encoding maltose alpha-D-glucosyltransferase, which produces MSDSLPRKSSSDIRSTSGNGQEVEAPEPAADQGSVADITYDEAFYPARPRALRPRARRNQQYGNAKPPFEPDGRNKAYVEWLRNQSMLGDAKTLGRQLSGQASMWQNPYAHPNPRAALETASVWFTAYPLSFITRSGQSFLAALGDSEMWKAFQEIGIHAIHTGPVKRAGGLTGWESTPSVDGHFDRISMAIDPLFGTEDEFRSMCAVAKDHDGTIIDDIIPGHTGKGADFRLAEMNYRDYPGLYHMIDIPESDWHLLPDVPDGEDSVNIDAAGERALQDAGYIIGQLQRVIFYEPMVKETNWSATRPVMDPTGQLRRWVYLHYFKAGQPSLNWLDPTFSGMRLVMGDALHSLVDLGTGALRLDANGFLGVEKGAEEMAGWSEGHPLSEVANQLIGSMVRKVGGFTFQELNLTIDDIKDTSEVGPDLSYDFVTRPAYHHALVTGDTEFLRLTLRLAMDIGVDQASLVHALQNHDELTYELVHFATRHKDDVFELGGEQLTGAELAESVQETLRKGITGEAAPYNLVFTTNGIACTTASVITAALGITDLDAITEDEIEQVRDVHLLLAMYNALQPGVFALSGWDLCGILPLERAQVDTLIARGDTRWINRGAHDLMGANPGSKVSASGMPSARSLYGNLPDQLADENSFARQLARVLAVREAHGIAASVLIDVPDVSHRGLLVMVHQRESGEIQLTVLNFSSQDVTGSVNSVHLECGALVTDAFTGEEIGAVDDLHSFFISLPAYRGTALLVTPPPADDADEQAAQGEGRTRQIEKSGPESDGA